Proteins encoded by one window of Homo sapiens chromosome 6 genomic scaffold, GRCh38.p14 alternate locus group ALT_REF_LOCI_6 HSCHR6_MHC_QBL_CTG1:
- the PPP1R10 gene encoding serine/threonine-protein phosphatase 1 regulatory subunit 10 isoform X1: protein MGSGPIDPKELLKGLDSFLNRDGEVKSVDGISKIFSLMKEARKMVSRCTYLNILLQTRSPEILVKFIDVGGYKLLNNWLTYSKTTNNIPLLQQILLTLQHLPLTVDHLKQNNTAKLVKQLSKSSEDEELRKLASVLVSDWMAVIRSQSSTQPAEKDKKKRKDEGKSRTTLPERPLTEVKAETRAEEAPEKKREKPKSLRTTAPSHAKFRSTGLELETPSLVPVKKNASTVVVSDKYNLKPIPLKRQSNVAAPGDATPPAEKKYKPLNTTPNATKEIKVKIIPPQPMEGLGFLDALNSAPVPGIKIKKKKKVLSPTAAKPSPFEGKTSTEPSTAKPSSPEPAPPSEAMDADRPGTPVPPVEVPELMDTASLEPGALDAKPVESPGDPNQLTRKGRKRKSVTWPEEGKLREYFYFELDETERVNVNKIKDFGEAAKREILSDRHAFETARRLSHDNMEEKVPWVCPRPLVLPSPLVTPGSNSQERYIQAEREKGILQELFLNKESPHEPDPEPYEPIPPKLIPLDEECSMDETPYVETLEPGGSGGSPDGAGGSKLPPVLANLMGSMGAGKGPQGPGGGGINVQEILTSIMGSPNSHPSEELLKQPDYSDKIKQMLVPHGLLGPGPIANGFPPGGPGGPKGMQHFPPGPGGPMPGPHGGPGGPVGPRLLGPPPPPRGGDPFWDGPGDPMRGGPMRGGPGPGPGPYHRGRGGRGGNEPPPPPPPFRGARGGRSGGGPPNGRGGPGGGMVGGGGHRPHEGPGGGMGNSSGHRPHEGPGGGMGSGHRPHEGPGGSMGGGGGHRPHEGPGGGISGGSGHRPHEGPGGGMGAGGGHRPHEGPGGSMGGSGGHRPHEGPGHGGPHGHRPHDVPGHRGHDHRGPPPHEHRGHDGPGHGGGGHRGHDGGHSHGGDMSNRPVCRHFMMKGNCRYENNCAFYHPGVNGPPLP from the exons ATGGGTTCGGGTCCCATAGACCCCAAAGAACTTCTCAAGGGCCTGGACAGCTTCCTTAACCGAGATGGGGAAGTCAAAAGTGTGGATGGGATTTCCAAGATCTTCAG TTTGATGAAGGAAGCACGAAAGATGGTGAGTCGATGCACTTACTTGAACATTCTCCTGCAGACCCGTTCACCAGAAATATTGGTCAA ATTTATTGACGTTGGCGGCTACAAACTTCTTAACAATTGGCTGACGTATTCAAAGACAACCAACAACATTCCCCTCCTCCAGCAAATTCTACTGACCCTGCAGCATCTACCGCTCACTGTAGACCATCTCAAGCAG AACAACACAGCTAAACTGGTGAAGCAGCTGAGCAAGTCAAGTGAGGATGAAG AGCTCCGGAAATTGGCCTCAGTCCTTGTCAGCGACTGGATGGCTGTCATCCGCTCTCAGAGCAGTACCCAGCCTGCTG AGAAAGATAAGAAGAAACGTAAAGATGAAGGAAAAAGTCGAACTACCCTTCCTGAGCGACCTTTGACAGAGGTGAAGGCTGAGACCCGGGCTGAGGAGGCCCcagagaagaagagggagaagccCAAGTCTCTTCGCACCACAGCACCCAGTCATGCCAAGTTCCGTTCCACTG GACTAGAGCTGGAGACACCATCCTTGGTGCCTGTGAAGAAGAATGCCAGCACAGTGGTGGTTTCTGACAAGTACAACCTTAAACCCATCCCCCTCAAACGTCAGAG CAACGTAGCTGCTCCAGGAGATGCCACTCCCCCTGCAGAGAAGAAATACAAGCCACTCAACACAACACCTAATGCCACCAAAGAGATCAAAGTGAAGATCATCCCGCCACAGC CTATGGAGGGCCTGGGCTTTCTGGATGCTCTTAATTCAGCCCCTGTTCCAGGcatcaaaattaagaagaaaaaaaaagtactgtcaCCTACGGCTGCCAAG ccaagcCCCTTTGAAGGGAAAACGAGCACAGAACCAAGCACAGCCAAACCTTCTTCCCCAGAACCAGCACCACCTTCTGAGGCAATGGACGCAGACCGTCCAGGCACCCCGGTTCCCCCTGTTGAAGTCCCGGAGCTCATGGATACAG CCTCTTTGGAGCCAGGAGCTCTGGATGCCAAGCCAGTGGAGAGTCCTGGAGATCCTAACCAACTGACCCGGAAAGGCAGGAAGAGGAAAAGTGTGACATGGCCTGAGGAAGGCAAACTGAGagaatatttctattttgaattGGATGAAACTGAACGAG TAAATGTGAATAAGATCAAGGACTTTGGTGAGGCGGCTAAGCGAGAGATACTGTCAGACCGACATGCATTTGAGACAGCGCGGCGTCTGAGCCATGATAACATGGAGGAGAAGGTGCCCTGGGTGTGCCCCCGGCCCCTGGTTCTGCCCTCACCTCTTGTCACCCCTGGAAGCAATAGTCAGGAGCGATATATCCAGGCTGAGCGGGAGAAGGGaatccttcaggagctcttcctGAACAAGGAGAG TCCTCATGAGCCTGATCCTGAGCCCTACGAGCCCATACCCCCTAAACTCATCCCCCTAGATGAG GAGTGTTCCATGGATGAGACTCCGTATGTTGAGACTCTGGAACCTGGGGGGTCAGGTGGCTCACCTGATGGGGCAGGAGGCTCCAAGTTGCCTCCAGTTCTGGCCAATCTTATGGGAAGCATGGGTGCTGGAAAGGGCCCCCAaggccctggaggaggaggcattaATGTCCAAGAGATCCTCACCTCCATCATG GGTAGCCCAAACAGTCATCCTTCAGAGGAACTACTGAAACAACCAGACTATTCGGACAAGATCAAGCAGATGCTGG TGCCACATGGACTCCTAGGCCCTGGCCCAATAGCCAATGGTTTCCCACCAGGGGGTCCTGGGGGCCCCAAGGGCATGCAGCACTTTCCCCCTGGACCTGGGGGACCTATGCCAG GTCCCCATGGAGGCCCTGGTGGGCCAGTGGGTCCACGTCTTCTGGGTCCTCCACCCCCTCCCCGGGGAGGTGATCCCTTCTGGGATGGCCCGGGCGACCCTATGCGGGGTGGCCCAATGCGGGGGGGTCCAGGACCAGGTCCTGGACCATACCATAGAGGCCGAGGTGGCCGAGGAGGAAAcgaacctcctcctcctcctcctccattccGAGGCGCCAGAGGAGGTCGCTCTGGAGGAGGACCCCCAAATGGACGAGGGGGCCCTGGTGGGGGCATGGTTGGAGGTGGTGGGCATCGTCCTCACGAAGGCCCTGGTGGGGGCATGGGCAACAGCAGTGGACATCGTCCCCACGAAGGCCCTGGCGGTGGCATGGGAAGTGGGCATCGCCCCCATGAAGGCCCTGGTGGTAGcatgggtgggggtggaggacaTCGTCCCCACGAAGGCCCTGGCGGTGGCATCAGTGGTGGCAGTGGCCATCGTCCCCATGAAGGCCCTGGCGGAGGAATGGGTGCCGGTGGTGGACATCGCCCCCACGAAGGCCCTGGCGGAAGCATGGGTGGAAGTGGTGGACATCGTCCCCATGAAGGCCCTGGACACGGGGGGCCCCATGGCCACCGGCCTCATGATGTCCCTGGTCACCGAGGCCATGACCATCGAGGGCCGCCACCTCATGAGCACCGTGGCCATGATGGTCCTGGCCACGGGGGAGGGGGCCACCGAGGGCACGATGGAGGCCACAGCCATGGAGGAG ACATGTCAAACCGCCCTGTCTGCCGACATTTCATGATGAAGGGCAACTGCCGCTATGAGAACAACTGTGCCTTCTACCACCCGGGTGTCAATGGGCCCCCCCT